A region of Bacillus cabrialesii DNA encodes the following proteins:
- a CDS encoding protease inhibitor I42 family protein, translating to MIQAGLESNGQTVMVQVQKQLEILLPSNPTTGYMWVEVRTTDLQNLRLDSSDLITDGSVKQYGKGGHQRWLFTAVSPGQSNILFQYQQPWDETTVDQTFFLTVAVTE from the coding sequence ATGATACAAGCAGGACTTGAATCTAATGGACAGACGGTTATGGTGCAGGTGCAAAAACAACTCGAAATCCTTCTCCCTTCCAACCCAACCACGGGTTATATGTGGGTGGAGGTAAGAACCACAGATTTGCAAAACTTGCGATTGGACAGTTCGGATTTAATCACGGATGGATCTGTTAAACAGTATGGAAAAGGTGGGCATCAACGCTGGCTGTTCACTGCTGTCAGTCCCGGTCAGAGTAACATTTTGTTTCAGTACCAACAGCCTTGGGATGAAACGACTGTGGATCAAACATTCTTTTTGACCGTTGCTGTCACTGAATGA
- a CDS encoding DNA-processing protein DprA: MNQNISPDSLAILLLCSNIGLNSLKGKETNYKSFSDKEWIKLSQRIVKSEVKRPSALFNLSQIEIQDYLQLPINTAERIKYLLGRTGSLTLELEKLSSMGIWVITRADPAYPKRLKKILKLDSPTILYGAGKIDLLNDQGIGIVGSRDVDDQGAVFTDRLARRCAKEKFTVISGGSRGVDLTAQNAALEEGGKVVAVLSDSLAKTVQKKEILEHILKGNLLLISAYHPNSRFYSYSALGRNKHIYGLSKYTVVSSSSAGKGGTWKGAIENLEAKWVPLFVRDEEGVPNGNIELISKGGIGIGTKDLKEAERLETLLQTRVSKHINSEENNASYEKRTNIKKTIDLFNVVWPYIERVLNKPRSIKELCMELNIEESQMDVWVKKAYSKEKIKYVDETKIISTVFFNKQEHQNRQINIFELPTD; the protein is encoded by the coding sequence ATGAACCAAAATATATCGCCAGATAGTTTGGCAATTTTGTTATTGTGTTCAAATATTGGATTGAACAGCTTAAAAGGTAAAGAAACCAATTATAAGTCATTTAGTGATAAAGAATGGATTAAATTATCGCAAAGAATTGTTAAGTCTGAGGTGAAAAGACCATCAGCCTTGTTTAATTTGAGTCAAATAGAAATCCAAGATTACCTACAATTACCTATAAATACTGCGGAACGAATAAAATATTTACTCGGTCGAACAGGTAGCTTAACTTTGGAGCTGGAAAAATTAAGTAGTATGGGGATATGGGTAATTACTCGAGCTGATCCCGCCTATCCAAAAAGGCTAAAAAAAATTCTTAAATTAGATTCACCTACAATTTTATACGGGGCAGGGAAAATCGATTTATTGAACGATCAGGGTATAGGTATTGTAGGATCTAGAGATGTGGATGACCAAGGGGCTGTTTTTACCGATAGATTGGCCAGAAGATGTGCTAAAGAAAAATTTACTGTGATTTCCGGTGGATCAAGAGGGGTGGACTTGACTGCACAAAATGCAGCTCTGGAAGAAGGCGGGAAAGTTGTAGCGGTGCTGTCAGATAGTCTAGCTAAAACCGTTCAAAAAAAAGAAATATTAGAGCATATCCTAAAAGGTAATTTACTTTTAATATCGGCTTACCATCCAAATTCTAGATTTTATAGTTACTCAGCTTTAGGTAGAAATAAACATATTTATGGCCTTTCAAAATATACAGTGGTTTCTTCAAGTTCAGCAGGCAAAGGTGGTACTTGGAAGGGGGCAATCGAAAATCTCGAAGCTAAATGGGTTCCTTTATTTGTAAGAGATGAAGAGGGAGTTCCTAACGGAAATATTGAGCTTATCAGCAAAGGTGGAATTGGAATAGGAACTAAGGATTTAAAGGAAGCTGAACGCTTGGAAACTTTATTACAAACACGAGTATCAAAACATATTAATAGTGAAGAAAATAATGCTTCTTACGAGAAGCGCACTAATATAAAAAAAACTATAGATTTATTTAACGTGGTATGGCCTTATATAGAGAGGGTGTTAAATAAGCCACGTTCAATAAAAGAGTTGTGTATGGAACTTAATATTGAGGAGTCCCAAATGGATGTATGGGTCAAAAAGGCTTATTCAAAGGAAAAAATAAAGTATGTTGATGAAACAAAAATTATTTCAACAGTGTTTTTTAATAAACAAGAGCACCAGAATCGTCAGATAAATATATTTGAGTTGCCCACTGACTAA
- a CDS encoding Tolloid-like protein 1: protein MSTIPLNYCIQMVLPEDKQVEAARLAILENLANAPDHDVSARRDIDSFKMALITGKMWANGRTLRVRFLDGDHVIQEKVQTYAQEWSKYCNIKFDFNNSPEAEIRITFKEPGNFSYIGTDCLVIPNDQPTMGLPLSLNTPELEFLRFVLHEFGHCIGLMHEHVSPNVDIPWDKDALYRYYKERLGWSEEMINSIFFTKLDPGTSIYSEFDPKSIMQFPVPNELTIGDFEIGWNTTLSEIDKKFIGQVYPR from the coding sequence ATGTCAACGATACCGCTTAACTACTGTATCCAAATGGTCTTACCTGAGGACAAACAGGTCGAAGCAGCCCGGCTGGCGATCTTAGAGAACCTAGCAAATGCGCCGGACCATGATGTCTCCGCAAGAAGAGACATTGACAGCTTTAAAATGGCCCTGATCACCGGTAAGATGTGGGCAAACGGACGTACCCTCCGTGTTCGCTTTCTTGACGGAGACCATGTAATCCAAGAAAAGGTCCAAACCTATGCCCAAGAATGGAGCAAATACTGTAATATCAAATTCGACTTCAATAACTCTCCTGAAGCTGAAATACGGATTACATTTAAAGAACCAGGGAACTTTTCTTATATCGGCACGGATTGCCTCGTAATCCCTAACGACCAACCAACTATGGGTCTCCCGTTATCCCTTAATACCCCAGAATTAGAATTTTTAAGATTTGTACTGCATGAATTTGGCCATTGTATCGGATTAATGCATGAACATGTTAGCCCGAATGTAGACATCCCTTGGGATAAAGATGCCCTTTATCGTTACTATAAGGAAAGATTAGGTTGGTCCGAAGAAATGATCAACAGTATCTTTTTTACAAAGCTCGATCCAGGAACATCTATCTACAGCGAATTCGACCCGAAATCCATTATGCAGTTTCCTGTACCAAATGAACTAACAATCGGGGATTTTGAAATCGGTTGGAATACGACACTTTCAGAAATAGACAAGAAGTTTATCGGTCAGGTATACCCCCGATAA
- a CDS encoding C1 family peptidase gives METYGTGYIPSPIDKRDLIMEGFLPLVLLTPEIDYSTNKVEVRFQGTKDTCVGFAFAAMKEYQELKEHKRYIQFSPLYLYQKCKEVDNIPDEGTHPRVAVKILHKEGICEESYHPYKTEEGIPPLPGAEENALQYRIHAYAQLTNVQAMKRSLSVNGPFVAGLPYVMTDWLVTASIDGMIPMPQNESKLRTGHAICIVGYDDDKQVFKFQNSWGPKWGDGGFGYLPYDYMEKYCKEAYGATDLVHNPEALVKQKEAVLLERGEEFVVSRDEADRYGIQ, from the coding sequence ATGGAAACGTATGGCACAGGCTATATTCCCAGCCCCATTGACAAACGGGACTTGATTATGGAGGGGTTCCTGCCCCTTGTTCTCCTGACGCCTGAGATTGATTATTCGACTAACAAGGTGGAAGTTCGATTTCAAGGAACGAAGGATACCTGCGTCGGTTTTGCCTTTGCTGCAATGAAGGAGTATCAGGAATTGAAGGAACACAAACGTTACATTCAATTTTCTCCGTTATATCTATATCAAAAATGCAAAGAGGTCGACAATATCCCGGATGAAGGTACGCATCCACGTGTTGCGGTCAAAATTCTTCACAAGGAGGGTATTTGCGAAGAAAGTTACCATCCTTACAAAACGGAGGAAGGTATCCCACCCCTACCAGGTGCCGAGGAAAATGCTCTCCAATACCGTATCCATGCATACGCTCAATTGACCAATGTTCAGGCTATGAAGAGAAGCCTTTCGGTAAATGGTCCGTTTGTAGCTGGGTTGCCCTATGTGATGACCGATTGGCTCGTAACCGCTTCAATAGATGGTATGATTCCGATGCCGCAAAACGAGTCGAAGCTGAGGACTGGGCATGCCATTTGTATCGTCGGCTATGACGATGACAAACAAGTGTTCAAATTTCAAAACTCTTGGGGACCAAAATGGGGTGATGGTGGATTCGGCTATCTGCCTTATGATTATATGGAGAAATACTGTAAAGAAGCCTACGGAGCCACTGACTTAGTTCATAATCCAGAAGCCCTTGTTAAACAAAAAGAGGCAGTTCTCCTTGAACGAGGCGAGGAATTTGTCGTCAGCCGGGATGAAGCGGACCGCTATGGAATCCAGTAA
- a CDS encoding Tolloid-like protein 1 — protein sequence MNQTLNLCAQMNLTDDQFVDAARLAILENPENAPDADVMAGGDVDSYEMAVQVKKKWSNGRTLRVRFLDGDPVVHEKVKQYANQWSRYANIKFAFGNDPDAEIRISFQQEGYWSYVGTDNLAIPKNQATMNFEGFNPNTSEDEFSRVVLHEFGHCIGVSHEQSSPGANIPWDKPAVYEYYKKRGWPPEVVDHNVLAKLDPRKEKIAFTIHDPKSIMQYPVPNELTIGDYEIGWNTTLSETDKWFIGKMYPLGAGAVQDAEIEKSAVAAAITESDPQSSFAERG from the coding sequence GTGAATCAAACACTTAATCTGTGTGCCCAAATGAACTTAACCGATGATCAATTTGTCGATGCGGCTCGCCTAGCAATTCTAGAGAATCCTGAAAATGCGCCTGATGCGGATGTTATGGCAGGTGGAGACGTTGACAGCTACGAAATGGCTGTACAAGTCAAAAAGAAATGGAGCAATGGTAGAACACTGCGAGTTCGTTTTCTTGACGGAGATCCTGTTGTTCATGAAAAAGTCAAACAATATGCTAACCAATGGAGCCGCTATGCAAATATTAAATTTGCGTTCGGCAATGACCCCGATGCTGAAATTCGAATTTCGTTCCAACAGGAGGGTTATTGGTCGTATGTCGGAACGGATAATCTGGCTATCCCTAAAAATCAAGCAACAATGAATTTCGAAGGATTTAACCCAAATACTTCTGAAGATGAATTTTCTCGCGTGGTATTGCACGAATTTGGTCATTGTATAGGTGTCTCGCATGAACAATCTAGTCCCGGAGCAAATATCCCTTGGGATAAGCCTGCTGTCTACGAATATTACAAGAAAAGGGGATGGCCGCCAGAAGTAGTTGATCATAATGTATTGGCCAAACTTGATCCACGGAAAGAGAAGATTGCATTCACTATTCATGACCCTAAATCCATCATGCAGTATCCTGTTCCAAACGAACTAACCATTGGAGATTATGAAATTGGTTGGAACACTACTTTGTCGGAAACAGACAAGTGGTTTATCGGCAAAATGTATCCTCTTGGAGCGGGAGCTGTTCAAGACGCCGAAATCGAAAAGTCAGCGGTTGCAGCTGCAATTACCGAGAGTGACCCACAAAGCTCTTTTGCTGAAAGGGGCTAA